aatcattttttaatttgaaatcTCCACGTGACCTATATGCAATAATTTTTATACACAAAAGGTCAGATTCCACTTTTTTAGGTGAAAAATGAATATAATTCGAGTTAAATATTACTTTTTAGGAATAATAGTAAATATGGATCAGACTATTTGTTTAACTACAACTGGAATCTAACCTTTTGTCCCCATAAAAATGACCATGCGTCAGTTATGTGATAAATTCGGGATAAAAAGTTGTCGAAAATCTAAATTGGAATCAAAATTTACCTACTTGATTTTGTAAATGGTGtaaaattatcattttaaaagtgaagaacTAAAAGATTCATTTAAAGTATGTAAATGAACGATTTTCCAGTAAAAAATTACATCTGAAACATTTAAAACCCAAGATAGAGCAAGAAAGGCGAATAAGTAATATTTCTATGGTTAGGAAATAAGATATCAGATAACACCTCTAAACATAGATGATACAGGTTAGTCCCATTAACAATAGCCATTTTAGATTGAACCACAATCTAAGAGGCAGAGAAAatgactttcttttatttttttatcggTATTTTTTGTTCGTTTTACATTTACGTCTCTTTACTTACTTTTTGCACATAACAATATATCTCCAATGAGAGGGTAAACTTGGTATATTAATTTATCTATTGGCATCAAAACGCTAAAATCGTCAAAGGCTAAACAATTTTAATGATGTAATTAtcttttaataaatgaaaaaacgaacagaatttattaatttacgCTCAATAAGAATTGCACTTGTTCTATTTCGTCAACAcgggagggagggagggggggggggagttGAACTGAAACCAATCTGTGATTATAGAGGGCAAGATGTATTAAAACCTTCTAATAATGCAATTTAACAAAGTTTTCTATCGGCTTATGGACtaaattattttctttaattttttgaatgtttatgTAAGCCAGCATTTGTTCGCTGTCTAAAAAGTTAACATTATTAATCtggtatttttttattttttcaagaaagctTCCTTGTCCCGAATTACTTTATCTGCTGTTAATTACTGGAGTATTAATTTACTATTCCTTTGCTTTACCTTTAATCCTAGTTTCAACCATCAAATTGCATTCGATAGTATTTGCCCTTTTTACAGCACAATATTCATCCCTGGACCCTGGCAATTGCAAATAGATGGCCGTAATCGAACTTCTTCCTAGGAGGAAGTAATTTGCATCCATGCACCGATGCACGCTTTAATTCATGAAATCCATTGGAATTCCCCTTCATGTTTCCCGCCAGTTTTCAACTGCCTGTCAAAAAGCACTACCCCTGCCCACTGCCACGGTCCCTTCGGAGGCCGCTTCTTACAGTCAAGTCTTAGACAAATGGCCAGATATCAGAACCTTGAAAAAAATCCACTGCAGGATCATCTTACATCTGAACCTCAGCTCCTGCATTTCCTTTGGCATCAAGTTGATGCGGGCCTATGCTGCTCGTGGCCAAACCAGTATTACCCGCCAGATATTCGATAGAATTCCCGAGAGAAATGTCGTGATTTTTAATGTTATGATTAGAAGCTACGTCAACAACCATCTTTATCATGATGCTCTCTTCATGTTTAAGAGCATGAATTCGAGTAACACGAACCCTGATTATTATACATTCCCCTGCATTCTAAAAGCTTGCTCTGCCTCCATGGATCTGCGGGTTGGCTTGCAAGTTCATACCCAAGTTTTGAAGATGAATCTTGATGGAAATTTATATGTCGGGAATGGTTTAATAGCCATGTATGGGAAATGTGGGAGTTTGACGGGTGCTCGTTCTGTCCTAGACGAGATGCCCAGGAGGGATGTTGTCTCTTGGAACTCAATGGTCGTTGGGTATGCACAAAATGGAGGGTTTAATGATGCTTTGGAAGTTTGTAGGGAAATGCAAACGTTTGGTCTGAACCCTGATGCTGGCACCCTGGCAAGCCTGCTGCCTGCCGTTACTAATACGTCTTCCGAGAATGTTGCGTTTGTCGAGGATATGTTCATGAAGGTTAGAAGAGATGAGTTGGTTCCGTGGAATGTGATGATAGCAATATATGTGAATAATTCTATGCCTAACAAGGCGGTCGAACTTTATATGGAGATGGAAGAGAGCGGGATAGAACCAGATGCTATAACTATTTCTAGTATTCTCCCAGCTTGTGGGGATCTTTCAGCCATAATGATGGGACAGCGAATTCATAAATATGTCGAGAGGAAGCGAATTTGGCCTAATTTGTCTGTTGAGAATGCCTTAATTGATATGTATGCCAAGTGTGGATGTTTACAAGAGGCTAAGGAAGTGTTTGATAAGATGCATTTGAGGGATGTTGTGTCATGGACCTCGGTTATCTCTGCTTATGGTAAGAGTGGGAAAGGTGCCAAAGTTGTTGCACTGTTCTCAGAAATGCAGGAGTCAATTACCCCCGATGCTATAGCATTTGTCTCAATTCTCTCAGCTTGCAGCCATGCTGGTTTGTTGGAGGAAGGTCGACATTTCTATGAGTTAATGACAAAAGAATACAAGATAGTACCTAGGTTAGAACATTTCGCATGCATGGTTGATTTGCTAGGACGTGCAGGACGAGTACGCGAGGCTTATGACTTTATCAAGCAGATGCCGTTGGAGCCAAATGAGACAGTTTGGGGAGCTTTTCTGAGTGCTTGTCACGTTCACAAGGACATGGATACTGCCCTTGAAGCTGCAGATCATCTTTTCCAATTAGCTCCAAAGGTATCTGGTTATTATGTTCTCTTATCGAACATATACGCAAAGTCTGGGAGATGGAAGGAAGTGGCATCCATTAGGTCAATCATGAAGTGTAGAGGAATAAAGAAACTGCCTGGTATCAGCAATGTTGAGCTGAATAATCAGGTGCACACTTTCCTTGCTGGTGACCAGTCACATCCCCAATCAACGGAGATCTACGAGGAGTTGGATGCATTAATTGGAAAGATGAAGGATGCAGGTTATGTCCCAGAAACAGAGGATGCCCTTCATGACGTTGAGGATGAAGATAAGGAAAATCATCTGGTAGTTCACAGTGAGAAGTTGGCTATTGTGTTTGCCATGATAAACACCAAACCAGGGACCCTGATTAGGATTACTAAGAATCTACGGGTCTGCAGGGACTGCCACATTGCTGCCAAGCTCATCTCCAAGATTACTGAACGCCAAATCATTATACGGGATGCAAACCGCTTTCATCACTTTGAGAATGGATTTTGCTCATGCGGTGATTATTGGTGAATCCACATAGGTCAGCAATACAGAATGGTATTCTTATCGTAACATTTTTGCTCTGATGTTTCTGTTCGGTCATTCGTACGAGGGATTGATCAAAGGTTTTCGAACCAAAATTTCTATTCTGTTGGCGACCTCAGAACCGACGGCGTACTGTTACATGCCTTGAGTTAATGTTGGTGGTGCGTGCAGAATCAGGGTCCTCTTTGAGCTATGGCCGAGCTTACATCTATATATGAGGGGCGTGCAGCCATGTTGAGACTGGAAGACGTAAAGAATGATGCAGCCATATCTCCAAATTTGTGGAAGGTACTTCTTTTTCCTTAAGGAGATCGTTACATCTAAGCAAATTCGTTGTGATATCAGCCCCCTTCAGCTTAAATAATAAAAGTTTCTCAAAATTCTAAGTTATTTGAACTTCTTTTCTTGCAGCAGTCATGATCCTTGTCCACCTCTGAAGTTAAGCGCTGGTTTGTTAATTAAAATTGTTACAAATATGTCAAATGAGTGTTAACACTTGAGATCAGATATCAGCAATTGACTGGTGGTGCCTGCAAATGAGAAGATTTGTCGACGACTGcagttattatatattttttgtgtaGAAAGCTTAAAAGTACCACATTTGCTGCACGGACTCTTAAAATTAGTAGTAGTGAATTTTTGACGATACTAATCTGAAAGGGTTTTTCAAATCCTGTTTGGTAATTAGAACAAGGATGTGCGAGTTTTTATGTGAGAATTGGTGTGGCAAATTGGATTGGATTGAGTTTGTACGTGTGTGTGTATTTTTGTTTCTCTTCAATTGAAGTGAACCGTGTTATGTTTTCACGTCATGTAAATCGTGGAAAGGTCAAATGCAACCCTAGTTTTAACGGAATCAAAATCTCTAACAACTTAGACCCAActgtaaacaagagaagaatattttttttattaaaaaaaaaaaaaaaaaaggagtgagCAGCAGGGCAATGGCTAGTTTTCCATTCTCTCTCTGACACAACATGCTCAAACTTGTCAACAATTCCATCTCAGTAATAAAAAATGAACGGAAGTTTCCTTCCGCCTCCCTACGTCATTAAAGCCACAGTAAATTCCAAACAATTTTGCACAGCGAATTGGAGATGAAAATATGGTCACAAAATCAAATCTCATAATAATTCACCAAATTCTTGGGGTTCTTTCCTGGAACTCTTCATTTATGGGTCATCCGATGGCTAACAGACTTCCCGGTTGTTCATTGAAAGGGCTGTGTACTCACAGACTTGCCGTAGTCAAGACTCAACATGGACTGATTGGATTTAAGGCAATCAAGACAAAACAAGCGAGACAGAGACGGATGGATCACGAACTCGAGTCTTCAACATGGACCCAGGTTGGGAGAAGGTTTACCATATCATATATGTGGCACTTGCGACTTCGTTCGTTCCTATAGATGATtattaggttgtgtttggattgcattttttagaattttttttttaaaaaaattattgttgcGATTTAATATatgtcagaaaaaaaaaatagaataatatgatcacggaaaacgatgtAATTTTTCGACAAAAAATGACTGTTCAAACGAGGCCTTAGATTATCGAGTCAAGTCTAGGCGCGCGTGAACAAAACATTTCTAGAGGTCTAATCTTCCTCGTAGTCTTCCATTtcatcttttcttcttcttccatcGTCCAAACTAGGCACGTCCTTGCTTGCATAACACATGTTGCATTCTCGCGTCTCCACGGCACATGGATGTCGGAAATTAGTTACAAGCAGGAACGTTACGTACTTTTCAAGCATGTCATTGTCCAACACTTCACACTCAGTCAATCGCTGTTGAATATTCTAAAGCAACGAATTTGGACCAGTTCAGTTGTGGCAAGGCAATCGTATGCTCGCTCTTTCAACGTCCTGTCGTCGGTACCAGAACCGCGATGATTTACAGTCAAAACACGcatgtttgcatttttctcatcatgaCATCACCTGTCTGGGCTTGCATTGCATGAGCACGGCCTTAAACCTATATAAGTGGATGGATCTTTAGGGCAACACAATCGACCAAGAGACGCATTCTCAAAACCTAGTAGATAGATAGATACAAACACAGTAACTGAAAACATGGCGGGTTTAACATGGTTATTATTGCCAGTCTTGTCATCCTCACTGTTGATGGTATCCTTGTTCCAGTCCGCACAAGCTGCAGGAATTGCCGTCTACTGGGGTCAACACGGCGATGAAGGAAGCTTGGCCGACACATGCGCCAGTGGAAACTACCAGTTTGTGAACCTGGCATTTCTGACGACCTTCGGCGGTGGAAAAACACCAGTGTTGAACTTAGCCGGCCACTGCGACCCCCCCTCGGGCACTTGCGCCTCCTTGAGTGCTGAAATTAAAGGTTGCCAGAACCGAAACATCAAAGTGCTGCTTTCCCTCGGAGGTCAGATTGGAAACTACGGCCTTACTTCTGCCGACGATGCAGGGCAAGTCGCCAATTACCTCTGGAACACCTTCTTGGGCGGTCAATCAGGTTCCCGCCCGCTGGGAGATGCTGTTTTAGACGGTATAGACTTTGATATCGAAACCGGGACAGGCCTGTATTGGGACGATCTGGCCAGGGCGCTCTCCCGATTCAGCTCGCAGAAAAAGGTCTACTTATCCGCCGCTCCGCAATGCCCATTCCCTGATGGTCATCTAAGCACGGCTATCGGCACTGGCCTTTTCGATTACGTCTGGATACAATTTTACAACAACGGGCAGTGTCAGTATGGGGCTAATGCTGATAACCTGATAGCGAGATGGAATCAGTGGACTTCAGTTCCGTCCAATCAGATCTTCCTAGGCGTACCAGCATCCGCAGATGCTGCCGGCAGTGGTGGGTATATTCCACCTAATGTCCTCACTTCTCAGGTTCTACCATCCATCAAGTCGTCGTCTCCCAAGTACGCCGGGGTCATGATCTGGAACAAATATTTTGACCGCGGATATAGTTCAGCTATCAAGGGCAGCGTCTGAATTAGTCGCCCTTATCTTATGTCCATCCAGATTGATTCCAGAATAACACGTCTCAGAGGAGACAGTCTTCTCTTCAGGAGTAGCTATAGGATATATGCACTTCCGTCCAAATAATATCCATTGTACTTGTACCTCATCATCAtctagaaataaataaatgttttTCGGGATCATATATATGTCAGGCCACTAATAAATAATAGTATACATGCGAACAGGGAACAAGTGAAAGTAAACTGCTACAGCTAAATTTCTAGTAATTTATTTGTCCGCCGGACTGGCTGTTGTGAGATTGTGATTAAACTGAACAACCTTAATTTAACTTCCTTCCTGCCTCCTCCTGGTTGAGAAATAACAGGCCCATCCATATTGCGGCAATCAGTGCCGCCATATTAGCTCCATCCATAAATCTACTTTCTGATGATCCTGTTATAAACTCACTACTACTATAATcaagagcttttttttttttttttttttgggtccacATAATTTTTTTGCCGTAACCAATCACTCACCTAAAACCATAATGTTACTACCAACAATAATTATCTGTACTTATGTCATTGTTCcgatttaaatttataaattcaAGTAACtaacaaaaaatcatttgatttttGCTCCCTTTTTCTTATTGAAAAAACTTCTATAACAACTCTTCATAGTATAAATTTGCTTGTCAGCAGTATGATTTACGAGAATTTATccccacccttttttttttagatttttcattttgtcatgatattaactacttttgtttcattattctTATTAgttgttggttttattttatcattttattttctcttagtttgttaacttgctaaTTTTTCAGTATTACtaatttatgacaagttttagTCTCTTTTCCTACCTTTCCAAAacgaaattttaaatttacacacaaaaaaatgttaggggttcaaaatttttgaattaagattttatgttaacttttatagtgcttaattcaaatttttatattcttattgttcaattattaaatagtatgtaagTCTGCGACATAGAGTATggatagaaaaaaaattagtaattaggcttattgaacattataagtaaatatttaaaactaatgataggTGCAAATGGTGGTGtaaattgataacttaattTGCAACAGTGAATTTAAAagagtttacaaaaagttaaaataaatagattataaatgggtaattgagtTACTCAATTCATTtattgacttacccatttatacctatATAATTAAATGAATATAAATAGATTGACTCATTTATACTCATTATCCATTTTAACTAATCCAAACCCGTCAAAGTcatccattttgacacctcgGATTTATACTAACGAAAATAATGGAAAGATTGGGATTATAATATGTTGATACTCGGCAcgtcctttcttttctcttgtctCATGGGACCCTTTTTATGGATACTACAATCAAAGTCCACAGTTTGGGGTGAGATGTACAGGGGGACATTGGGCTGAGAATTCTAATTGGGATGGTCATTGCAAgtaatatttagtatttagtaccagtagaaaaaaaataataaattgttAGGCTCTCCCTGGTTGGATTTTCAAACTCTTTCTTTGCTCTTCCTTCTTTTACGTTTTTACAATTAAGTCTCtcttaaattgaaaaaaaaaattatttgtttgcAAATGCTTCATCCCACTAAAATGACGTTGTACCAATCCATTTTCCATTTGCAATAGgttcagcattattttattcgtTGCAGTATGTGTTGGTttctaatttttccttttttagttattttattaattCCTTTTTTATAATAATTGAGACTCAAAATTTGAGTAAACGCCGCCTGGCCAACTCTAATTGACGACAAGATTGATGTGATGACTAGGGGTGCAACCGAGccgaactcgagtcgagctttggctaatcgagccgagctcgagttaattttgtgaagctcgaactcgagtttaaaaaataaaaaaaaatatttattattattttatttttaaaaaataaaaaaaatttaaaaaaaatgagtaaaacaataatttttttaacaaataataaaatattaggaatatatatgtaatttta
This portion of the Coffea arabica cultivar ET-39 chromosome 2e, Coffea Arabica ET-39 HiFi, whole genome shotgun sequence genome encodes:
- the LOC113729973 gene encoding putative pentatricopeptide repeat-containing protein At3g49142, with protein sequence MKSIGIPLHVSRQFSTACQKALPLPTATVPSEAASYSQVLDKWPDIRTLKKIHCRIILHLNLSSCISFGIKLMRAYAARGQTSITRQIFDRIPERNVVIFNVMIRSYVNNHLYHDALFMFKSMNSSNTNPDYYTFPCILKACSASMDLRVGLQVHTQVLKMNLDGNLYVGNGLIAMYGKCGSLTGARSVLDEMPRRDVVSWNSMVVGYAQNGGFNDALEVCREMQTFGLNPDAGTLASLLPAVTNTSSENVAFVEDMFMKVRRDELVPWNVMIAIYVNNSMPNKAVELYMEMEESGIEPDAITISSILPACGDLSAIMMGQRIHKYVERKRIWPNLSVENALIDMYAKCGCLQEAKEVFDKMHLRDVVSWTSVISAYGKSGKGAKVVALFSEMQESITPDAIAFVSILSACSHAGLLEEGRHFYELMTKEYKIVPRLEHFACMVDLLGRAGRVREAYDFIKQMPLEPNETVWGAFLSACHVHKDMDTALEAADHLFQLAPKVSGYYVLLSNIYAKSGRWKEVASIRSIMKCRGIKKLPGISNVELNNQVHTFLAGDQSHPQSTEIYEELDALIGKMKDAGYVPETEDALHDVEDEDKENHLVVHSEKLAIVFAMINTKPGTLIRITKNLRVCRDCHIAAKLISKITERQIIIRDANRFHHFENGFCSCGDYW
- the LOC113729974 gene encoding acidic endochitinase SE2-like — its product is MAGLTWLLLPVLSSSLLMVSLFQSAQAAGIAVYWGQHGDEGSLADTCASGNYQFVNLAFLTTFGGGKTPVLNLAGHCDPPSGTCASLSAEIKGCQNRNIKVLLSLGGQIGNYGLTSADDAGQVANYLWNTFLGGQSGSRPLGDAVLDGIDFDIETGTGLYWDDLARALSRFSSQKKVYLSAAPQCPFPDGHLSTAIGTGLFDYVWIQFYNNGQCQYGANADNLIARWNQWTSVPSNQIFLGVPASADAAGSGGYIPPNVLTSQVLPSIKSSSPKYAGVMIWNKYFDRGYSSAIKGSV